The Chryseolinea soli genome contains a region encoding:
- a CDS encoding VOC family protein → MSNINDTLAKLEFAQIGWVVPDINATAKFLEKSLGIVFPKPERYSAEDLNIKYYGKVVPSDGLTTQTYNGSAFIELIQPLSGQSLFHDYLAKYPAGGVQHLAFRLPVSGFDRVVDDLTKQGYAIIGEVDHPIARMKFFDTYQTTGVATEIMGITPEGWTAIKSMEKAASGK, encoded by the coding sequence ATGAGCAACATCAATGACACTCTCGCCAAACTTGAATTCGCGCAAATCGGATGGGTCGTTCCCGATATCAACGCTACTGCAAAATTCCTTGAGAAATCTTTGGGCATTGTCTTTCCGAAGCCCGAACGGTACAGTGCAGAGGACCTGAACATAAAATATTATGGCAAGGTTGTACCCAGCGATGGATTGACGACGCAAACGTACAACGGCAGTGCATTCATCGAACTCATTCAGCCCCTGTCAGGTCAAAGTTTGTTCCATGATTACCTGGCAAAATATCCTGCCGGTGGAGTACAGCACCTAGCCTTCCGGTTGCCCGTTAGCGGTTTCGATCGGGTTGTTGACGACCTTACCAAACAAGGATATGCCATTATCGGCGAAGTGGATCATCCCATTGCGCGAATGAAATTCTTCGACACCTACCAAACGACGGGAGTGGCAACGGAGATCATGGGCATTACACCGGAGGGATGGACGGCTATCAAAAGCATGGAGAAAGCAGCATCCGGGAAATAG
- a CDS encoding ABC transporter ATP-binding protein — MTFLKVSGLRIRKEEGFALNDVSFSQAKLQKIAIAGETGSGKSSLLKAIAGLNQPDEGEVFFHGERVLGAGEKLVPGHPAIGYLSQHFELPKSLRIEQVLQYANKIPDTVAHTLYDVCEITHVLSRKTDHLSGGERQRVALAKLLIGSPQLLLLDEPFTNLDMVHKNILKSVIDDIGHRLNITCMLVSHDPADTLPWADQIIILKDGQIVQKDSPQNIYRRPVNAYAAGLFGTFNLLTPSQSNRLSGGVGQAPAPIARPEDLCLSRTDNTGWSGTVKAIRFFGSHREIVVALAENALTIAENVLIVKASADSDFRRGEKVFVVPAQPNPTR, encoded by the coding sequence ATGACATTCTTAAAAGTATCCGGTCTTCGCATCCGAAAAGAAGAAGGCTTTGCGTTGAACGACGTCAGCTTTTCGCAGGCGAAACTTCAGAAGATTGCCATTGCCGGCGAAACGGGCTCCGGAAAAAGCTCGCTCCTCAAAGCGATTGCCGGCTTGAACCAACCCGACGAGGGCGAAGTCTTTTTTCACGGCGAGCGCGTGTTGGGCGCCGGCGAAAAGCTCGTGCCGGGTCATCCGGCGATCGGGTATTTGTCACAACATTTCGAGTTGCCCAAGTCCTTGCGCATCGAGCAGGTGTTGCAGTATGCGAACAAGATCCCTGACACGGTGGCCCATACGTTGTATGACGTTTGTGAGATCACCCATGTTCTTTCGCGCAAAACCGATCACCTGTCGGGTGGCGAACGCCAGCGCGTGGCCTTGGCCAAACTGCTGATCGGCTCGCCGCAATTGTTGCTGCTGGACGAGCCGTTCACCAATCTCGACATGGTGCACAAAAACATCCTGAAATCGGTCATCGACGACATCGGCCACCGCCTCAACATCACCTGCATGCTCGTGTCGCACGATCCGGCCGACACGCTGCCGTGGGCCGACCAGATCATCATTCTGAAAGACGGACAGATCGTCCAGAAAGATTCTCCTCAAAACATCTACCGCCGGCCCGTGAATGCCTATGCTGCCGGCCTGTTCGGAACCTTCAACCTGTTGACGCCATCCCAATCCAACCGGCTGTCGGGAGGAGTGGGGCAGGCCCCTGCGCCGATCGCCCGCCCGGAGGACCTTTGCCTTTCCCGGACGGACAACACGGGCTGGAGCGGCACCGTCAAAGCAATCCGATTTTTTGGAAGCCACCGTGAGATCGTCGTGGCCCTTGCGGAAAATGCTCTGACCATTGCAGAAAATGTCCTGATCGTGAAGGCGTCGGCAGACAGCGATTTTCGACGCGGCGAAAAGGTCTTTGTCGTTCCCGCTCAACCGAATCCAACGCGCTGA
- a CDS encoding PadR family transcriptional regulator: protein MKGTNLGEFEELMLLTIAALMEEAYSVAICDELVQHTGRSVKLGVVHAVLHRLEEKGFVESQLGESTKTRGGKRKRFYQLTIPGKAALVRAKSMRDQLWDRIPSLVWKKA from the coding sequence GTGAAAGGCACAAACCTCGGAGAATTCGAAGAACTGATGCTGCTGACCATCGCCGCACTGATGGAGGAGGCCTACAGCGTAGCGATCTGCGACGAACTCGTCCAACACACCGGCCGTTCCGTGAAGCTGGGCGTAGTACACGCCGTGCTCCATCGCCTGGAAGAGAAAGGCTTTGTGGAAAGCCAGTTGGGGGAGTCGACCAAAACGCGTGGCGGTAAACGCAAGCGATTTTATCAGCTTACGATCCCAGGCAAGGCAGCGTTGGTGCGAGCCAAGTCGATGCGCGATCAACTCTGGGATAGAATTCCTTCATTAGTCTGGAAAAAAGCATGA
- a CDS encoding zinc-dependent peptidase → MIPFLLIIAFIVVFSIFYTGQHRKKKVTGDFPPSWRLVLEEKVGFYRSLPADEKKRFEIDVMRFLANVRVTGIETTVDITDKLLVASSAAIPVFGFPEWDYTFLDEVLLYPGHFDRDYDIGSKDEAILGMVGSGNLQGKMILSKPALHEGFSNKSDKHNVGIHEFIHLLDKEDGNIDGIPTILNNKAYARPWLDLIHASIKDILKGKSDIDVYGATNESEFLAVVGEYFFERPELLKKNHPDLYALLAQAFHQDIAANRPVPVKDTLERNDPCPCGQGKKFKKCCGA, encoded by the coding sequence TTTCCATCTTTTATACCGGCCAACACCGCAAGAAAAAGGTGACCGGCGATTTTCCCCCGTCCTGGAGGTTGGTTTTGGAGGAGAAGGTCGGGTTTTACCGCAGCCTTCCGGCGGACGAGAAAAAGCGCTTCGAAATCGATGTCATGCGCTTCCTGGCCAACGTCCGCGTCACCGGCATTGAGACCACCGTCGACATCACCGACAAACTCCTGGTCGCCAGCAGCGCCGCCATCCCCGTGTTCGGCTTCCCGGAGTGGGACTATACTTTTTTAGACGAAGTATTGCTTTACCCCGGCCACTTCGACCGCGACTACGACATCGGCAGCAAGGACGAAGCCATCCTGGGCATGGTGGGCAGCGGCAACCTGCAGGGCAAAATGATCCTGTCCAAGCCGGCCCTGCACGAGGGGTTCAGCAACAAGTCGGACAAACACAACGTGGGCATCCACGAATTCATCCACCTGCTCGACAAGGAAGACGGCAACATCGATGGCATCCCTACGATCCTCAACAACAAGGCTTATGCGCGGCCGTGGCTGGACCTCATCCATGCGTCCATCAAAGATATTCTGAAGGGCAAGAGCGACATCGACGTGTATGGTGCCACCAACGAGAGCGAGTTCCTGGCCGTGGTGGGTGAATATTTCTTCGAACGCCCCGAGTTGTTAAAAAAGAATCATCCCGACCTCTATGCGCTGCTCGCGCAAGCTTTTCACCAGGACATCGCGGCGAACCGCCCGGTGCCGGTAAAGGATACCCTCGAACGCAACGATCCGTGTCCGTGTGGTCAGGGGAAAAAGTTCAAAAAATGTTGTGGAGCATAA